A single region of the Hyphomicrobiales bacterium genome encodes:
- a CDS encoding Opacity protein-like surface antigen: MRGMRTLVLVGGFVAGTMGTGLAADLLPPPPPLAPPVPLDMSGWYLRGDIGFSNQQVDKLDNVLYQGTTVVNVNKNFDAAPFAGVGVGYKFNNWFRTDLTTEYRARANFKGLDIYEAPYLSTGYATDQYSGGKTEWTTLVNAYFDLGTWSGITPFVGAGIGVTRNTISGFTDTNIITQGLAYGRDKSKWNLAWALYAGLGYEVTPNFTVELAYRYLNLGDAESGDLITYTGYNSVYNPMKFKDLSSHDIKIGLRWMLGGPSYAAVDEPLMRSY; this comes from the coding sequence ATGCGTGGCATGAGAACTCTCGTCCTAGTGGGCGGCTTTGTTGCGGGGACCATGGGGACTGGTCTCGCAGCGGATCTATTGCCGCCGCCGCCCCCACTAGCACCTCCGGTGCCACTCGACATGAGCGGATGGTATCTGCGCGGCGATATCGGCTTCAGCAACCAGCAGGTCGACAAGCTTGACAACGTGCTCTACCAGGGCACAACGGTTGTCAATGTTAACAAGAATTTTGACGCCGCGCCCTTCGCCGGTGTTGGTGTTGGTTATAAGTTCAACAACTGGTTCAGAACCGACCTGACGACCGAATATCGCGCGAGAGCGAACTTCAAGGGTCTTGATATATACGAGGCTCCCTATCTTTCGACGGGTTATGCGACAGACCAATACTCCGGCGGCAAGACGGAGTGGACGACGCTGGTCAATGCGTATTTCGATCTTGGCACCTGGTCGGGCATCACCCCCTTCGTTGGCGCGGGCATCGGCGTGACGCGCAACACGATCTCGGGATTCACGGATACCAATATCATAACGCAGGGACTTGCTTACGGTCGTGACAAGTCGAAGTGGAACCTCGCCTGGGCACTTTATGCCGGTCTCGGCTACGAGGTGACACCGAATTTTACCGTCGAGCTGGCCTATCGCTACCTCAATCTGGGCGATGCGGAGTCGGGTGACCTGATCACTTACACGGGTTATAATTCGGTCTATAACCCGATGAAATTCAAGGACCTGAGCTCGCACGACATCAAGATCGGCTTGCGCTGGATGCTCGGCGGCCCAAGCTATGCGGCTGTTGATGAGCCTCTGATGCGCAGCTACTGA
- a CDS encoding hypothetical protein (Evidence 5 : Unknown function), whose translation MSYEKSRTLYFEHKLNIFYLTIKFT comes from the coding sequence GTGTCCTATGAGAAAAGCCGCACGTTATATTTCGAGCATAAACTCAATATTTTTTATCTTACTATCAAATTTACGTAA
- the glmM gene encoding phosphoglucosamine mutase, with protein MARKSRRTRLEMKSPAEDKQKAADMRRAYFGTDGIRGLANSVITPELALKVGQAAGLLFQRGEHRHRVVIGKDTRLSGYMIEYALVAGFTSVGMDVLLLGPMPTPAVAMLTRSMRCDLGVMISASHNPYEDNGIKLFGPDGYKLSDDVEQEIEGLIDADLRLRLSKPDSLGRAKRIESVHARYIEFAKRTLPRQLDLDGLRIVVDCANGAAYKVAPEALWELGADVISIGVEPDGFNINRDVGSTAPSALIAKVRETRADIGIALDGDADRVIIVDEKGHLVDGDSLMAAIATSWKEDGRLSRPGIVATIMSNLGLERYLEGLGLNLIRTAVGDRYVLERMRQDGYNLGGEQSGHIIMPDHATTGDGLVAALQLLAVVKGRDRPVSEICQCFERLPQILKNVRYRRDQVLSEELVGPVVEAARKKLGSGGRLVIRPSGTEPLIRVMGEGDDRVLVESVVDEVVEAFTRAAAAAA; from the coding sequence ATGGCGCGCAAGAGTCGTAGAACGCGCCTTGAGATGAAATCTCCCGCTGAGGACAAGCAGAAGGCTGCCGATATGAGACGCGCGTATTTCGGAACGGATGGCATTCGTGGCTTGGCCAATTCCGTCATCACGCCTGAGCTGGCCCTGAAGGTCGGGCAGGCGGCGGGGCTTCTGTTCCAGCGCGGTGAACATCGACACCGTGTCGTCATCGGCAAGGATACGCGTCTTTCCGGCTACATGATCGAATATGCGCTGGTGGCGGGGTTCACCTCCGTCGGCATGGACGTGCTGCTGCTCGGGCCGATGCCGACGCCGGCGGTCGCCATGCTCACCCGCTCGATGCGGTGCGATCTCGGCGTCATGATCTCCGCCTCGCACAACCCTTATGAGGACAACGGCATCAAGCTGTTCGGCCCCGACGGCTACAAGCTCAGCGACGACGTGGAGCAAGAAATCGAGGGGCTGATCGACGCCGATCTGCGGCTGCGCCTCTCAAAGCCCGACAGCCTTGGCCGTGCCAAGCGTATTGAGAGCGTGCACGCGCGCTATATCGAATTCGCCAAGCGTACCCTGCCGCGCCAGCTTGATCTCGACGGCCTGCGAATCGTCGTCGATTGCGCCAACGGCGCGGCCTACAAGGTGGCGCCGGAAGCCCTGTGGGAGCTTGGCGCGGATGTGATTTCCATTGGCGTCGAGCCGGATGGCTTCAACATCAACCGTGATGTGGGATCCACCGCACCATCCGCGTTGATCGCCAAGGTCCGCGAGACGCGCGCCGACATTGGAATCGCGCTTGATGGTGATGCTGACCGTGTCATCATCGTCGACGAGAAGGGGCATCTCGTGGATGGCGATAGCCTCATGGCCGCCATCGCCACGAGCTGGAAGGAGGACGGGCGCCTGTCCCGTCCGGGGATCGTTGCGACGATCATGTCCAATCTCGGGCTTGAGCGTTATCTTGAGGGGCTCGGTCTCAATCTCATCCGTACCGCGGTGGGTGATCGCTACGTGCTCGAGCGTATGCGTCAGGATGGCTACAATCTCGGTGGCGAGCAATCCGGCCACATCATCATGCCGGACCACGCGACAACCGGCGACGGGCTCGTCGCGGCTCTCCAGCTTCTTGCCGTGGTCAAAGGACGCGACCGCCCGGTCAGCGAGATCTGCCAGTGCTTCGAGCGCTTGCCGCAAATCCTGAAGAACGTGCGTTATCGCAGAGACCAGGTCCTCTCGGAAGAACTGGTCGGGCCGGTCGTGGAGGCTGCCCGCAAGAAGCTCGGTTCGGGCGGGCGGCTGGTCATTCGCCCTTCAGGTACCGAACCACTTATCCGCGTGATGGGTGAAGGTGATGATCGCGTTCTCGTCGAGAGTGTCGTCGACGAGGTCGTCGAGGCTTTCACGCGGGCCGCTGCTGCTGCGGCGTGA